A window of the Flavobacterium sangjuense genome harbors these coding sequences:
- a CDS encoding T9SS type A sorting domain-containing protein, whose product MKLKLHFATLALTLISFSGFAQFSENEGAARQWIQLHASDLKIKPSDTFKLSFVTKSLAGETLRFQQVMNDVPVYHSEIVVNFNPSNELAFTSDSYDSTIENISTTPSISKEAALNISKESLKINGEYTVTENNLLVTKVNDQTKLVYKVVTNPKTGRASWAVLVDAQTGTVLSTYDEAMYHHKKEAVSKKPNPETTMSPLAFVSGTAMVYLSDPLSYAHVAYGATGYTDGSDANTTQLAAARTSVTLPEIDLTAGVYTLKSSYVQIQDFETPSYGLFTQSTNAFNFTRDNNAFEAANVFYHLDLSLRYINETLGITCRPALNGGVLRFDSAGLDGDDNSYYLPSTDQIAFGEGCVDDAEDADVIWHELGHGIHDWITNGNTSNYIGEGNGDYWAQSYSRSLGQWTSADAASQYMFSWDGHNTCWSGRTTNYSGTYPGSITGSAHTDGQIWATALMQIWDVLGRAKTDKAFLQGLILTNTASNQQTAAIAVRQAAINMNYACADIQVMTQKFTGKGYTLPALGLTMATIANQTVTADATNTYTLPSYATLANPITANCNAGLTQSPVIGTVLAPGTYTITMVATSGASTVTRTFQLTITPFLGVEDVVKNHFVLYPNPASNVLNIKGDFDTNESITIYNMLGQTIMTKGVTSNDESIDIASLAKGIYNVYFNNAKVAYKFIKE is encoded by the coding sequence ATGAAACTAAAATTACATTTCGCAACTTTAGCATTAACTCTAATCTCATTTTCCGGCTTTGCTCAGTTTTCTGAAAACGAAGGCGCAGCAAGACAATGGATACAATTGCATGCCAGTGATTTAAAAATTAAACCATCAGATACTTTTAAATTGTCATTCGTTACAAAAAGCTTAGCTGGTGAAACACTTCGCTTTCAACAAGTGATGAATGATGTACCGGTTTATCACTCTGAAATTGTGGTTAATTTTAATCCGAGTAACGAATTGGCTTTTACTTCAGATTCGTATGACAGCACCATAGAAAATATTAGCACAACACCAAGTATTTCTAAAGAGGCTGCTTTGAACATATCAAAAGAAAGTTTGAAAATTAACGGTGAATATACAGTTACCGAAAACAATTTATTGGTTACTAAAGTTAATGACCAAACCAAATTAGTTTATAAAGTAGTTACTAATCCAAAAACCGGTAGAGCTAGTTGGGCAGTCTTAGTTGATGCACAAACAGGAACTGTTTTGAGTACTTATGATGAGGCAATGTATCATCATAAAAAAGAAGCTGTAAGCAAAAAACCAAATCCAGAGACTACAATGTCACCTTTAGCTTTTGTTTCAGGAACAGCAATGGTTTATTTATCTGATCCATTGTCTTATGCGCATGTAGCCTATGGAGCTACAGGTTATACTGACGGGAGTGATGCCAATACAACACAATTAGCAGCTGCAAGAACATCGGTAACCTTACCTGAAATTGATTTAACAGCCGGAGTTTATACATTAAAAAGTTCTTATGTACAGATTCAGGATTTCGAAACACCATCTTATGGTTTGTTTACTCAGTCAACCAATGCGTTTAATTTTACCAGAGATAACAATGCTTTTGAAGCGGCTAATGTTTTTTATCATCTTGATTTAAGTTTGAGATATATCAATGAAACATTAGGAATTACTTGTAGACCAGCTTTGAATGGAGGTGTGTTAAGATTTGATTCAGCTGGATTAGACGGTGATGATAACTCCTATTATCTTCCTTCTACAGATCAAATAGCTTTTGGTGAAGGTTGTGTGGATGATGCTGAAGATGCGGATGTTATTTGGCATGAATTAGGACACGGTATTCACGATTGGATAACCAATGGAAATACTTCTAATTATATTGGTGAAGGAAATGGAGATTATTGGGCACAGTCGTACAGTAGAAGCTTAGGTCAATGGACATCAGCTGATGCGGCTTCTCAATACATGTTTAGTTGGGATGGTCATAACACTTGTTGGAGCGGAAGAACAACAAACTATAGTGGCACTTATCCGGGTTCTATAACTGGTTCAGCACATACTGACGGTCAAATATGGGCAACAGCTTTAATGCAAATATGGGACGTACTTGGAAGAGCAAAAACCGACAAAGCATTCTTACAAGGTTTAATACTAACGAATACGGCATCAAATCAACAAACTGCAGCAATAGCTGTAAGACAAGCTGCTATTAATATGAATTATGCTTGTGCAGACATTCAGGTGATGACTCAAAAATTTACTGGTAAAGGATATACTCTGCCGGCTTTAGGACTAACTATGGCTACGATAGCTAATCAGACTGTTACTGCCGACGCTACTAATACCTATACATTGCCAAGCTACGCAACTTTGGCAAACCCAATCACAGCTAATTGTAATGCAGGTTTGACACAATCACCGGTTATAGGTACTGTTTTAGCACCTGGAACTTATACGATTACTATGGTCGCTACAAGTGGTGCTTCAACTGTTACCAGAACATTCCAACTTACAATTACACCATTCTTAGGAGTTGAAGACGTTGTGAAAAATCACTTCGTTTTGTATCCAAATCCGGCTTCTAATGTATTAAATATTAAAGG